In the Ipomoea triloba cultivar NCNSP0323 chromosome 6, ASM357664v1 genome, one interval contains:
- the LOC116022615 gene encoding mitochondrial pyruvate carrier 1-like has protein sequence MWSGKKQMMASLGAYWRSPVGPKTTHFWGPMANWGLVIAGIMDVKKPPDTISGNMTGVLCVFSMLCMRFAWMVRPRNHLLLACHAANESVQLYQLSRWATHNWYVTQTEEEDNQK, from the exons ATGTGGTCGGGGAAGAAGCAAATGATGGCATCGTTGGGAGCGTATTGGAGGAGTCCAGTGGGACCTAAAACAACCCACTTTTGGGGTCCTATGGCAAACTGGGGACTTGTCATTGCA GGAATAATGGACGTAAAGAAACCACCGGACACTATATCTGGCAACATGACGGGAG TGTTATGCGTGTTTTCTATGCTGTGCATGAGATTTGCTTGGATGGTGCGACCTCGCAATCATCTACTTTTGGCGTGCCATGCTGCAAATGAGTCCGTCCAACTTTATCAACTCTCGCGTTGGGCTACGCATAACTG GTACGTGACAcaaacagaagaagaagataatcaAAAGTGA
- the LOC116022559 gene encoding putative pentatricopeptide repeat-containing protein At1g19290 yields MVRSIFPLSNRRLIRRLLPLLKQHTTAIHTTTIITRRRLRFESQLTRSELLDRICRLLILRRYDAVDSINIDFSDALVDAVLRKLKLNPEASLHFFELASKQQYYRPHMKSYCIIVHVLSKARMFDEARFYLDELVELSRQKESTSLVWNGLIAVYTEFKFSPMVFDMVLKIYAKKGLIKNALYVFDNMPKCGCRPSLLSCNSLLSCLVKNREYHTAFCVYDQITRIGISPDIYTCTIMVNAHCKDGRVDKAEDFIEKMEAMGLEANRATYHSLINGYAENGDMTGAERVLRLMIERGISKNVVTYTLLIKGYCRQGNMEEAEKVFRGMEVAENDTVVVDEQVFGVLIDGFCQIGKLDEALRIRDEMLKLGLKMNLFICNSFINGYCKLGQVRKAEWVIRTMMGWNVRPDSYSYNTLLDGYCRGGWTSEAFNLCDEMIQVGIDPTVVTYNTLMKGLCQAGAIGDALDLWHLMLKRGFASDEVGYGTLFAALFKANDFEKATMLWKHIMARGYTKSLILFNTMIKGLCKMGKMIEAEQLLDKMKELGCSPDGVTYRTLINGYCKDGQIEMALRIKGVMEQQGILASIEMYNSFVSGFFMARKLNKVEDLLNEMHTKGITPNVVTYGALITGWVKEGELERAFNAYFVMINQGLNPNGIIFSTIIGGLYRHRRTADANMLLQKVMDFDTSLNLNCPHGFSNPHVRSLDVQKIANSLDEGVKNSIVPNKILYNLAVVGLCKIGRINDAREMISALFEKGFIPDEFTYCALIHGISLAGNVDEGFKLRDEMLKRDLVPNIAIYNALINGLCKTGNVDRALRLFHKLHSKGLTPNVITYNTLIDGYCKTGNTSEALELKERMIKAGITPSMVTFSTLTNALRRQGNVEEVSKLLDEMMKASWELNLVTKRKINEVAGIGV; encoded by the exons ATGGTAAGAAGCATCTTCCCTCTCTCCAATCGCAGACTCATTCGCCGTCTCCTCCCTCTGCTTAAACAACACACGACCGCCATTCACACTACAACAATTATTACTCGTCGGCGGCTCCGATTTGAGTCCCAACTGACCCGTTCCGAACTCCTCGATCGGATATGTCGACTCTTAATTCTCCGGCGCTATGACGCCGTAGACAGCATCAATATTGATTTCTCCGACGCCCTCGTCGACGCCGTTCTTCGAAAGCTCAAGCTAAACCCCGAAGCCTCTCTTCATTTTTTCGAACTAGCTTCAAAGCAGCAATATTACAGGCCGCACATGAAATCTTACTGCATAATCGTTCACGTATTGTCGAAAGCTCGAATGTTCGACGAAGCGCGGTTTTATTTGGATGAGCTCGTGGAACTCTCTCGACAAAAGGAATCAACGTCGCTTGTATGGAATGGATTGATTGCAGTTTATACGGAATTTAAATTTTCTCCCATGGTTTTTGATATGGTTCTGAAAATTTACGCTAAGAAGGGGTTGATTAAGAATGCACTGTATGTGTTTGATAATATGCCCAAGTGCGGCTGCAGGCCGAGCTTACTGTCTTGTAATAGTTTGTTGAGTTGTTTGGTGAAAAATCGTGAATATCATACTGCATTTTGTGTTTATGATCAGATTACTAGAATTGGAATTTCTCCTGACATATACACTTGCACAATAATGGTAAATGCCCATTGTAAGGATGGTAGAGTTGATAAAGCTGAGGACTTTATTGAGAAAATGGAAGCAATGGGTTTGGAAGCAAATAGAGCCACTTACCATAGTTTGATCAATGGGTATGCGGAGAATGGTGATATGACTGGAGCTGAAAGAGTGTTAAGATTAATGATTGAAAGAGGTATATCCAAGAATGTGGTGACGTACACATTGCTAATCAAGGGATATTGCAGGCAGGGGAATATGGAGGAAGCAGAGAAAGTATTTCGAGGGATGGAGGTGGCAGAGAATGATACAGTAGTTGTGGATGAGCAGGTCTTTGGTGTGTTGATAGATGGGTTTTGTCAAATTGGGAAACTGGATGAAGCGCTTAGGATTCGAGATGAGATGTTGAAATTAGGCTTGAAAATGAACCTATTTATTTGCAATTCATTTATAAATGGTTATTGCAAGCTTGGTCAAGTCCGCAAAGCAGAATGGGTTATAAGGACTATGATGGGCTGGAATGTAAGACCAGATTCTTACAGCTATAATACCCTATTAGATGGTTATTGCAGGGGAGGTTGGACAAGTGAAGCATTCAACCTTTGTGATGAAATGATTCAAGTTGGTATAGATCCAACAGTTGTAACTTACAATACTCTCATGAAAGGTTTGTGTCAAGCTGGTGCCATTGGTGATGCTTTGGACCTCTGGCATTTGATGCTTAAGAGAGGTTTTGCTTCTGATGAAGTTGGATATGGTACACTTTTTGCTGCACTTTTTAAGGCGAATGATTTTGAGAAGGCTACAATGTTGTGGAAACATATTATGGCTAGAGGGTATACCAAAAGCCTAAttcttttcaatacaatgatCAAGGGACTATGTAAGATGGGGAAAATGATTGAAGCTGAGCAGCTTCTTGACAAAATGAAGGAGCTTGGCTGTTCACCTGATGGAGTAACTTATAGAACCTTAATTAACGGTTACTGTAAAGATGGTCAAATTGAAATGGCTTTGAGAATAAAGGGAGTCATGGAACAGCAAGGAATCCTTGCTTCCATTGAAATGTACAATTCATTTGTTAGTGGATTTTTTATGGCTAGGAAGTTGAACAAAGTCGAAGATCTTCTCAATGAAATGCATACAAAGGGAATAACGCCCAATGTTGTTACATATGGTGCCCTTATTACTGGATGGGTTAAGGAAGGAGAGCTTGAGAGAGCTTTTAATGCATATTTTGTGATGATAAATCAGGGGTTGAATCCAAATGGGATCATATTCAGCACCATTATTGGTGGATTATATAGGCATCGCAGGACTGCTGATGCAAATATGTTGTTGCAAAAAGTAATGGACTTTGATACTAGTCTGAACCTTAACTGTCCTCATGGTTTTTCGAACCCCCATGTAAGATCATTAGATGTTCAAAAAATTGCAAATTCCCTTGATGAGGGGGTAAAAAATTCTATTGTGCCGAACAAAATTCTATATAATCTAGCAGTAGTGGGGCTATGCAAAATTGGAAGGATCAATGATGCCAGAGAAATGATTAGTGCTTTGTTTGAGAAAGGATTTATCCCAGATGAGTTTACATACTGTGCCTTGATACATGGTATTTCATTAGCTGGTAATGTTGATGAGGGTTTTAAATTACGGGATGAGATGCTAAAAAGGGATCTTGTTCCAAACATTGCTATCTATAATGCTCTCATCAATGGCCTTTGTAAAACAGGAAATGTTGATAGAGCACTGAGACTTTTTCATAAGCTTCACTCAAAAGGCTTAACCCCCAATGTTATAACCTATAATACTTTGATTGATGGGTACTGTAAGACTGGAAATACTAGTGAAGCTCTTGAATTGAAAGAGAGAATGATAAAAGCCGGGATTACTCCTTCAATGGTTACTTTTTCTACTTTGACCAATGCTCTGCGTAGACAAGGAAATGTGGAAGAAGTATCAAAACTTTTGGATGAAATGATGAAGGCTAGTTGGGAACTGAATCTTGTGACAAAGAGAAAAATTAATGAAG tggcAGGCATTGGGGTTTAG